The window CATTGGGTGTCGTTAGGCCATAGCCAGGCGTAGTTGTCGGGGTCTCCATAGGGCCCGTAGACGAACAGGGGGAACATGTTCAGGGGAACGGCTCCGATCGTCGAGATTAGATTCATCGCGTCCAGCATGTAGCTGCCGCTGTCGGTTCCATCGTTTATCAGGTTGTAGGTGAAGATGGGGTTCATTATCTCCCCGTCCGTGGACGGCGTGGGATTGCCTCGGAACCAGTTAATCATGTATGTCCAGGTATAGTACGTGGACGCCCATCCAACACACGAACCCACAGCACCCTGGCTCCCTACCGGCGGTAGGTAAAGGCCGTTTACGACCTTCGCAGGCAGGCTGTCCAGTGAAAATGCATTTGGGTAGGCCAGGTTCTTCAGGGCTTTCCTAAGTGAGTTCGTCCTTCCAGGATATCCTGGAGCGTTCTTAATGAGCTCTAGGTACTTCTGCGGCGTTAGCTGCTTGGGCTCGAATCCCGTAACTCTTGCGTATTCCTCCGGAGAGACGTACAGGGCTCCCAGGGAGTATTTCTGTGCTGGAGTAGAACCGTTCCCTGTGGTCTCTGGGGTTCCTGGCGCCGCGTTGACGAAAAACAACGAAAAAGTAAGCACGGCCAGAATTAGGATTGCGTGTAGTTTTTTCACTAAAACCACCCGTTGAAGTTCTTGGAAGTGAAAGCTTAAAACTCTTTGGCTATGGAATCTGACTTTTTATCTGGAAGTAAAAAAAGAAACCTCACTCCCTCACAACAACAGGGAACTCTTCCCAAGGGAAGACTATCCACTGGTCGGTCCTGAAGACATAGAAGTCAGGAACGACCTTAGTCCAGGGCTTCATGCTGAGGCAGGCGACCTTTACCTCCCTAGCGCCAGCCTTCTTGACTTCCTCTATGACTACCTCAAGAGTCTTACCTGTGTCGCTGACGTCGTCGACGATGACGACCCTCTTTCCATTCAGCGAACCATGCAGCGGTATTGTCACTACTGGTTTCTCCATGTGCTCCTCTATATCCTTGTAGAACTTGACGGCTATGATCTCGACGTCAACGTCGCCAAGGATGTGGCTGAGCATTACAGCGGGAATGAGGCCGCCCCTAGCGACGCCGACTATGACGTCGGGCATGAACTTCTTCCTCAGCTCTTCGGCGAGCGCGAAGACCGCCCTGTCAATCTGCCACCAGGTAAGGTAAATCTTGTCCATGTTAACACCTCCGAATAGCGCAGGTTGGAAAGGCCTTCAATTTAAGGCTTTCGTCTGATGGCAAGAAGTTAAATATATAGACTTAAAAAGCCTCCGTTAACAGAGAGATGTCAAAGCATAAGAAAAAAGGGGAGAATTCATCCAATGACGCACTTGCTCCAGCCACAGACAGGACAGGTGGCGCAACCACTCTCCATTTTCAGCTCAACGAGCTTTCCGTCCTTCTCATAGCAGACTGGACAGTAAGTGACCCCTAAGAGCTCTTTTATCTTCTCCTCGGGAATCTCCGGCGGCTCCCTATGATGTGGATGCTCGTGGGCTTCGGGTTTAAGGGTCTTTGTCATGCTCAGGGAAAAATTGGGTGCTGGGGCTTCCTCCTTTTTCTTGCCGTTGGTGCCGTTGAGTATGCCTTCGATGTTGATGAACTTGGTCAGCCATGGCTCGGCCTCAACGACGGCCTTGAGCTTCTCGACAGCGTAAGCGCTTGGCTTGGCCTTGACGCGCTGCCTCTTTTCTCCCTCGACGCTGTAGACCTGAACGCTGAGCGAGCCGTCGCGATAGACGGTTATGCCCTTGCAGCCGAGCTTGTATGCGAGGAGGTATGCAGCTTTAACGTCCTCGACGGTGGCGTCGTTCGGCATGTTGATTGTCTTGCTCGCTGAATCGGTGAGCCAGAGCTGGATGTTGGCCTGAGCCAGTATGTGGTCGAGCCAGTGTATGTCCATCGAGGTGACGAAAACGCGCTGCATGTCCTCGGGGATTTCTTCGAGGCCCTGGACACTTCCGTAGTTATCGCTTATCTTCCTCAGCAGCTCGTCGCTCCAGAGACCGCGCTTCTTCAGCTCAGCCTCGAAGACAGGGTCAACGTAGTAAAACTCGCCAACGGTGACGCTCTTCTTGTAGACGAGGGCAAAGATGGGTTCTATGCCGCTGGAGGTATCGGCTATCATGCTGACCGAGCCGGTGGGCGGACAGGTGGTCACCATTCCGTTCCTGACGCCGTACTTCTTGATCTCCTCAACCAGCTCGTCCCATGGGAGTGTCCAGACCTCCCTGTGGTAGTAGCCCTCGACCGGAAGCTCGCCATCCTTGTACCTCGTCTTCTCGTAGAGCGGGAAGGGTCCGCGCTTTTTAGCTGCTTCGACGCTGTACTTGTAGGCGTAGAAGGTAAGGTACTCTGTTGCCTTTCTCATGAAGTCGTAGCCTTCCTTGCTGTTGTAGGCTATGCCGAGCTTGAAGAGGGCATCGGCCAGGCCCATCATTCCGACGCCTATCCTCCTCGTCAGCTTGGTGTTGTAGTCTATCTCAGGGAGCGGGAACTTGTTGACGTCGATTGCGTTGTCGAGGTACTTGGCGACCTTCTGGATTACATAGGCGTACTCGTCCCAATCGAAGTAGGGCTTGCCTTCTTCATCGTACTTGACGAATTTGGCGAGGTTTATGCTGGCTAAATTACAGGATTCGTACTCATAGAGGGGCTCTTCTCCGCAGGGGTTGGTCGCGCGTATCTTTTCACCTTTTGCGGGCTCTAAGACGTTCCTCCTGTTGATGACATCGAAGAATATAACTCCCGGATCGGCCTTGGCCCAGGCCATAAATGCTAACTCCTCGAAGAGGCTCTTCGGGTCAATCTCCTTGACCTTCTCGCCAGTCCTTGGGTTGATGAGCGGATAGCGCTTGCCTTCTCTCAGAGCTTCCCAGAAGTCGGACCATATGCCCACGCTGATGTTGAAGTTTGCTAAAACGTTCGTTCCGATGTTCTTCTCTTTGGCGTGGATGAACTTCTCGATGTCAGGGTGCCAGACTTCGAGGATGCCCATGTTCGCGCCTCTTCTCACTCCACCCTGCTTTATCACGTCGCTGACGGCATCGATGAGGTGCATGAAGCTGACAGGGCCAGATGCCGCTCCAGTGGTGGTTCCGACTAAATCACCCTCCGGGCGGAGTTTGGAGAAGTTCAAACCGGTACCGCCACCCATCTTCTGTATCATTGCTACATCGTGTGCTGCCTTCATTATGCTCTCCATGTCGTCCTCTATCGGAACGACGAAGCACGCTGAGAGCATCCCGAGCGGCCTTCCTGAGTTTATGAGGGCCGGCGTGTTCGGCATGAAGGTCTGGCTCGTCATCAGGCGGAAGTACTCCTCTATTTCGTCCTCGTACTTGTCAAAGGCTCCGTTCTCGAGCATCCCGATGACTTCGTCTATGGAGACCTTCATCTGGCCCTTCTGGGCGAGCTCGCGGTAGAGGTTGAGGAGCCTTTCGAAGTGGTACTTGTTGAGCTTGAACCTGCCGATTGAGAGTTTTCTATCGTACTCGTCGAGCTTCTCCATGTATTTCTCGACATTACTTAGGTCCTGCTCGTGGTTTCCTTCCCTGTCGAAGACCCTCTCATCGTAGAGCAGATCAGGGATGACCACCAGAGTCGCAACCCTCTCAAAGAGCTCCCTCGGGCTCTCAATTATTTCTCCTTTCTCGTTCCTGATAAGGTAGCGAGAAGCCAAAACGCGGAGGGCATTGATGGAGAAGCGCTTGTCTATCTCGTCGAGCTTGTCTTTGTTGAGTATCTTCTTCTTTTCCTCCCTGATCTCGGCCTTCTTCTTACGGTAGAGGATGTAGGCCTTGGCGACGTCGAAGAGACCAACTCTCATCAGCTCGAGCTCGACTATATCCTGGATGTTCTCTATGTGAGGCACCTGCCCGTCGTAGAGCTCGTTCACCCTTTTGACGACCCTTCTAACGACCCTGTTGAGAAGCTTCTCGTCACGGACACCGACTTCAAGCATTGCCCTTTGGATAGCCCATTTTATACGCTCTTTATCAAATGGGACAATCCTGCCGTCCCTTTTCATCACTTTTTCAACGGCCATATAAACACCCCTGACGTACAGTTGTTTATCGTTGCCCCTGTTAGTAGAAGCATCAGCACGGCTTTGTGGCTGTCACCCTACATATACCTTACCCCGGTAGCCTTTGCCGGGGTGACAAATTTATGCCTCTAAATTTGCCTGCAGGGTAAGAAGGTAGAAAAGGTAAATGTCGGACAAATTATCCAAACGTCAAAGCCCTTCGTAGACCAGCCTGAGCCTGTAGGCGTGTTTGAGCTCCTCACTTGCCATCATCCTAAAAATCTGGCTGAGAGAGTCCTTTAGGATTTCAGATAGCTTCGTATAGAGCTCGTAGGCGTGTTTCTCCCTTATCAACGCCTCAAGTATCAACTCCTCGAGGCTCTCGGGCTCAACCCTTTCGTCGCTCAGCATGGGCTCCAGCGAAAGTGAGTCTAGGTAGTCTATAACGGCCGTGCCTTTCAGAGTCCCCCCGGAGAGCATCCCTTCGAGGGTCTTCCTGTGCCTGAGCTCCTCCTCCGCTATGATGCGGAAGGTCTCAACGAACTCGGGCCTTTCGTAGGTGGCGAACGTTTCGCCGAGCTTGTACAGGTTGTAGAGCTCGTTCTCCTGCCAGATGAGTCTTTCGAGCAGCTCACGAAGGTTCATTCTGAAGCCTCCAGCTTAACCTTCAGGTATTCGAGCAGCTCCTTAATGCTCGGGAGGATTAGGTCGGGTTTTACCTCGCTCTTCTCAACGTCTTTCAGCGTGCTGACGCCTGTCAGGACCATTATTGCCTTCATGCCAAATCTCCTGGCGAAGGCTATGTCCGTGTCGAGCCTGTCGCCCACCATCCATATCTCGTCGACGTCACCGAGCTTCTCCCTGACGACCTCGTAAGCGGGTTCGTTGGGCTTGCCTATTATGAGGGGATCAGCATCTGTCGATGCCTTCAGCGCCGCTATAATCGACCCCGCTCCTGGATAAAGACCTTCCTCGGAGGGATACGTTGTGTCCGGATTGGTTCCTATGAACTTCGCTCCGTTCCTTATTGCCAGCGTTCCGTACTTCAGCTTCTCGTAGGTTAACTCAGGGTCGAGGCCGACCACGACGTATTTGATATCCCTCCACCTTTCCCTTGCTTCCTCGAGGCCCATCACGGGCCAGCCCATCCTCACTACTTCCTCTTGGAGTCCTTTCCCGCCAATGACAAAGATGGGGCCTTCCTTAAAGTGGGTCTGGAGGTACCTGGCGGTGGCGTAGCCGGAGGTGATGATACGCTCTTCTTCAACGTCTATTCCCATCCTGAGGAGCTTCTCGCGGTACATCTGGGCATTCCTGGTGGAGTTGTTGGTGAGGAAGGCGAAGGGGATGTCCCTTTCTTTCAGGAAGTTTACTACCTCTCGCGTGCCATCTATGGGCTTATTGCCCCGGTATATCACGCCGTCCATGTCGAAGATGAGTCCGATCATTATGGACACCTACACTTGAGATAGTGAAGACCTAAAAAGTATTTTGGCCTTCAAAAAATTTATATATTCTCATTTCTTTTACGTTGGGGAGTGTGAATCTGATGGGGAAGGATACTGGGGTTCATTTAGGAGGCCTCGCTCATAAGGTCTCTACAAATACGTTGATATTCCCTTCGATCTTCATCTTGGCACTTTTGGTTAGGATTAGAGATCTCAATAGGCCGTTTACTGAGTATTTCCGATACATTAACTGTCAGTATGCGGTTTATGCTAAAAATTATGTCTGGTATGGTTACTTAAATACCAAGCTGGGTTTAATATCGACACCGTATTATGTTTATAACGGTGGGTATGAGTACTATTTTCACCATCCTCCTCTCATCAGTATATGGGTATCTCTGTTTTTCCGGCTCTTTGGGATAACCGAAGCCAGCGTTAGATTGGCTGAGATAGTATTATCCCTGGTTACCCTTGTTATGGTTTATAAGATTTCAAAGCGCCTTTGGGGAGACACAGTTGCCTATGTTTCATCTCTAATCTTCGCGTTACTGCCCATGACCGCGTATTATGATAGAATCGTGGCTCCCGATTATTCGGCGATCCCTTTTGTTCTCCTCACACTGTATTTCTATATCCTGTGGTCTGAACACCCCAAATCTAGGTATCTAGTATACATGGGACTCTCCCTTTTCGTGGGTACTTGGTTCGACTGGCAGGCATATATCATCGTGTTGGGAATTGGAATTCATGCTGTTCTCTCAGATCGGCCAGACAAACACAGGGTGTTGGTAGTACTGTTTGGAACTGCGCTATTAGCTTTCGCGTCTTACCTCCTCTTTGTGTTTATGGTGGGAGGTCGTGAACAGATCGTGGAGTTATACCATGGCTTTCTCACCAGGACAGGGATTAAAGTTTACCACGGATTTGATCGTCCAGGAGCTCGCTATACATTCACCATTTTACAATTTTTGGTCCTTGAGCTTAAGAGGGCACTTAACCTGTTTACCTCTATAATCCTGCTGTTCACGGTTTTCTGGGCAGGATACTATGTTATCCGGAGGCCCGTTAGGGATGGATATATACTACCTCTTTTTTTCCATGGGCTTGTGAGCATCTTTGTGTTTAAACAAGGGGCGTGGATACATGATTTCTGGCTCTACCAGCTCGTTCCTGCAATGGTGCTTTCCTCTGGAAGGGGCATTGTTCTTTTTGCAGAACTGCCCAACAGGTGGGTGTCTGTCTCTAAAGGGATTCATCTCTCTCTGGTATCTTTGGGCCTTTTGTTCGTGACTCTTATTGAGTCTGTGTTTACTCTTGAGATTTTAGCTGTGGTCTACAAGGTACGCATTGATTATGTTGTCGAGTTTGTAGTTGTTCTTGTGTGGTTTGTCTTAACTTTTGTTACGTGGATTGCCTTGTCTCTTCCTGACAAAGAGAGGTTGCTTGATACGGAATCACTTAAGGTATCGTTTGCTATTTTTGTCCCTATATACCTGTTATTTGGATATTCAAAGAACTTGATATATCCTTATGTTCCCAAATACGGGATTCTGCTCGTAATTGGCGTGCTTTTGATGATGGGACTATTTTGGCTGGGAATCCGAAAAAAATCTTCTGAAAGGGTATTAAAGGGAATTGTGATATTCCTAATTCTCGTGCTTTTTGCAGCTCAGGCTACCTATGTGGTTTCCATCCGGGACAGATGGGATTATCCCGTAGAATACAAATGGGGGAAAAGAATAAAGTCCATGACGTCTCCTGATGAGGGCGTTCTGGTGATTCCCGGTACGGGAATTCATAGTTACTCTTCAACGTTCTATTCCGAACGGCGTGTTGAACTTGTGTGGAATCTTGATGACCTAATTACTAAGCTTCAATCTCCCAATAGATACAGATACTTCATTGCAAACGATGCCCTTTTCAAAAACCCGAAATACTCTGAGCTAGCCTGCTATCTGTTTTCACATTATAATTCTACCTTTGTAGATGGCATGTACGTGTTTGACCTTCATTCTACGAGCGATATTGTGTTCTCATTAAATAGAACGGTCGATTTTGACCGGAAAATAAGGCTTATCAACATGTCAATGGTCAGGATAGGGGGATTAAATAACTCTATGGTTGTGTGCTATATCTGGCTACCTCTTGCCCCCATTAAACAGGACTATACTGTTTTCGTTCATTTTGTCAAAAATAACAGCATTGAATTTCAGCAGGATCATCCCCCATGTGCTGGGAAGTGCCCCACGAGTACTTGGCAGATGGGCACTCCTGTAATGGAAGTGTACTTATTGAAAGTCCCCTCAAATGGATGCTATGAATTGTATCTCGGGGTATGGAGTCCTGATACTGGTAAACGATTACCAGTCAACTGTGTATGCAATGATGGTAATACCAGGGCATTTCTTGGTGATGTCTGTTTCACTGGCTAGTGGCTGGGGGTATTAACCCTAAAAACTCCCCTATCAAGGACTCTCCCTTTAATCTCGTGTGAATACCTCACAACAACGCTTCCGTTCAGCTGCTCAGGAAGCGTGAACTCACTCATCCCACTGACATCGTAGCATCTCCTGAACACTCTCGTCCCGTTGTCTAAAAATCCTTCGATTACCAGATCTGTCCCCGTGGCATTGGTAAACCTCAGCACGATTTTGTCCCCATCCCTGAGGACCGCCACGTTGGGGTGTTCGAATCTGAAAATCTTTATGTATCCTCTGTCCGAGTAAACCAGGCGGTAGTTTGGTGCCCTCTCCGTGAACATCAGCCTGGCGAGGGTCGTGTTGAATGCCCTGCCGTTCATCAGCACCGCGTAGCCGTAGTTCAGGTTGAGGTACACGTAGGCATCTGCCTTCTGGATCCCTGTGACGTTCACCTCCCTGACCCCTGCAGTGTCTTCAACGAAGGCTTTCCTGGGGGAGAACCTGCTCCCCCCTACCGTTACCACTACCTCCCAGCTGCTGCTCCTGGTTCTGGCCGATATGGAGTACCCCTCTCTTTCGAAGAGGAACGCTCCTCCAACCTGCTCCACGAGTGGAATGGGCACCATCGGGTAGTCCTTGGGAGGAACTCCAGCCGTCTCCAGCACTGCCGGGAACTTTAAAACGGTGTCGTATGATACTATGATGTAATCCACGCCCAGATTCATAAGCTCCTCTTCGCTGGCCAGACCCATGTAATACCTAGCTACGAACTCGTTTGGAACCCCTTGAGTAACTGGGGCTCTCCAGGAGTAGTAGGTAACCCAATATCCTTGATCCCACCAGGTGAGAACAATATCGTTTCCGTTGGAATGCTCGCTGAGATAGATTAGGGCTTTCTCCCATTCAGCATTCATAAATGGTTTTACGTTGAGTGTGTTCTGTACGCCTACCCATGCGGTGGGAACAGTGACAAGGACTATGAGAATACCAGCTATAACTGGATGACTGCGGATGTTCAACTTATGGATCTCCCTTACAAGGTTCCATAACCCAACTCCGCCGAGTATGGCGACCGCAGGGGAACCTATAAAGAGGAATCTAGTCCAAGTGTATATCATAGGTATACTTGGCAACACAAATCCGAGCACAACGAAGTCTTCAATGGCAATCTTTGAGGGTCTGAGTCGTAAAAGAAAGAACAAAGCTGCAATGATTACTGAACCGTAGGAGATCCACACATCCCGGAGGGACGGTTGCCGCGTTTCTGTGATGGATTCCCCGCTGAAGTGCTTTATAAAACTTAAAAAAGTGCCTTCTATGAATCCGTAGTACTTCACCATCAAAACTAACGCCAATATGAGGAGTACAACTATAATCCCGACACGATGCGTCCTACTTCGTATGACTTTAGATATTATGAACAAAAGCACGATAAATGCAAGGGCTAGTGGAACTGCATATCTTATGTAAGCCAGTAAGAAAGCATCCTTAATGGTCTCAAGGTGAAATCCGAGCTTCTGTGCAGTTTCGATACCTAGAGGACGATTCCATCCAAACATTCCATAGTAAAAGTACTCCCCAAGAAAATTCGCCAATAGGGCTCCGAAGAGAGTAGATACAACGATGGCTACTGAGTCAACTAACATACGAGACTTCTGGAGTAACAGTGCACCTATGGATAGAAATATAGCGTTTCCAAGGAGGAACACGAATATTAGGTAATATGCACTCCAAAATATACTTGCCAGGCCTGATGCTAATGCTGGTACTAGATAGAGTAGCAGTCTCCTCTTTTTCCAGCTTTCTCCTTCATTCCGGCGTGAGAGAGCAAGGCTAATTCCCAAGAGAGCGAGACTGTACCAGAAAAGCAGATAGTTGTCCCCCCGATAATATCCAGCTATTGAACGGAAGACGTGTCCAAAGGAGATGGATAAAAACAACGCGCTTAAAAATGCTTCTTCTCTGCCATACAGCTTCCAGACAGACAG of the Thermococcus onnurineus NA1 genome contains:
- a CDS encoding adenosylcobalamin-dependent ribonucleoside-diphosphate reductase; the encoded protein is MAVEKVMKRDGRIVPFDKERIKWAIQRAMLEVGVRDEKLLNRVVRRVVKRVNELYDGQVPHIENIQDIVELELMRVGLFDVAKAYILYRKKKAEIREEKKKILNKDKLDEIDKRFSINALRVLASRYLIRNEKGEIIESPRELFERVATLVVIPDLLYDERVFDREGNHEQDLSNVEKYMEKLDEYDRKLSIGRFKLNKYHFERLLNLYRELAQKGQMKVSIDEVIGMLENGAFDKYEDEIEEYFRLMTSQTFMPNTPALINSGRPLGMLSACFVVPIEDDMESIMKAAHDVAMIQKMGGGTGLNFSKLRPEGDLVGTTTGAASGPVSFMHLIDAVSDVIKQGGVRRGANMGILEVWHPDIEKFIHAKEKNIGTNVLANFNISVGIWSDFWEALREGKRYPLINPRTGEKVKEIDPKSLFEELAFMAWAKADPGVIFFDVINRRNVLEPAKGEKIRATNPCGEEPLYEYESCNLASINLAKFVKYDEEGKPYFDWDEYAYVIQKVAKYLDNAIDVNKFPLPEIDYNTKLTRRIGVGMMGLADALFKLGIAYNSKEGYDFMRKATEYLTFYAYKYSVEAAKKRGPFPLYEKTRYKDGELPVEGYYHREVWTLPWDELVEEIKKYGVRNGMVTTCPPTGSVSMIADTSSGIEPIFALVYKKSVTVGEFYYVDPVFEAELKKRGLWSDELLRKISDNYGSVQGLEEIPEDMQRVFVTSMDIHWLDHILAQANIQLWLTDSASKTINMPNDATVEDVKAAYLLAYKLGCKGITVYRDGSLSVQVYSVEGEKRQRVKAKPSAYAVEKLKAVVEAEPWLTKFINIEGILNGTNGKKKEEAPAPNFSLSMTKTLKPEAHEHPHHREPPEIPEEKIKELLGVTYCPVCYEKDGKLVELKMESGCATCPVCGWSKCVIG
- a CDS encoding ferritin family protein, encoding MNLRELLERLIWQENELYNLYKLGETFATYERPEFVETFRIIAEEELRHRKTLEGMLSGGTLKGTAVIDYLDSLSLEPMLSDERVEPESLEELILEALIREKHAYELYTKLSEILKDSLSQIFRMMASEELKHAYRLRLVYEGL
- a CDS encoding ArnT family glycosyltransferase produces the protein MGKDTGVHLGGLAHKVSTNTLIFPSIFILALLVRIRDLNRPFTEYFRYINCQYAVYAKNYVWYGYLNTKLGLISTPYYVYNGGYEYYFHHPPLISIWVSLFFRLFGITEASVRLAEIVLSLVTLVMVYKISKRLWGDTVAYVSSLIFALLPMTAYYDRIVAPDYSAIPFVLLTLYFYILWSEHPKSRYLVYMGLSLFVGTWFDWQAYIIVLGIGIHAVLSDRPDKHRVLVVLFGTALLAFASYLLFVFMVGGREQIVELYHGFLTRTGIKVYHGFDRPGARYTFTILQFLVLELKRALNLFTSIILLFTVFWAGYYVIRRPVRDGYILPLFFHGLVSIFVFKQGAWIHDFWLYQLVPAMVLSSGRGIVLFAELPNRWVSVSKGIHLSLVSLGLLFVTLIESVFTLEILAVVYKVRIDYVVEFVVVLVWFVLTFVTWIALSLPDKERLLDTESLKVSFAIFVPIYLLFGYSKNLIYPYVPKYGILLVIGVLLMMGLFWLGIRKKSSERVLKGIVIFLILVLFAAQATYVVSIRDRWDYPVEYKWGKRIKSMTSPDEGVLVIPGTGIHSYSSTFYSERRVELVWNLDDLITKLQSPNRYRYFIANDALFKNPKYSELACYLFSHYNSTFVDGMYVFDLHSTSDIVFSLNRTVDFDRKIRLINMSMVRIGGLNNSMVVCYIWLPLAPIKQDYTVFVHFVKNNSIEFQQDHPPCAGKCPTSTWQMGTPVMEVYLLKVPSNGCYELYLGVWSPDTGKRLPVNCVCNDGNTRAFLGDVCFTG
- a CDS encoding phosphoribosyltransferase, with translation MDKIYLTWWQIDRAVFALAEELRKKFMPDVIVGVARGGLIPAVMLSHILGDVDVEIIAVKFYKDIEEHMEKPVVTIPLHGSLNGKRVVIVDDVSDTGKTLEVVIEEVKKAGAREVKVACLSMKPWTKVVPDFYVFRTDQWIVFPWEEFPVVVRE
- a CDS encoding glycosyltransferase family 39 protein: MKIENNTMLLIFSEKVLLWGIQVRTVTLEFILSVIKNLLKPKYALPILTSIAIAIRLIPFRLSYLLGYDTYFHMAYVKYSLKLGEWVNFFPYAKAPWGMLVNNFHPLGLWMTPAYVYRILSIFGISLYDSFRITPVIFGVLTIIFVYLSVWKLYGREEAFLSALFLSISFGHVFRSIAGYYRGDNYLLFWYSLALLGISLALSRRNEGESWKKRRLLLYLVPALASGLASIFWSAYYLIFVFLLGNAIFLSIGALLLQKSRMLVDSVAIVVSTLFGALLANFLGEYFYYGMFGWNRPLGIETAQKLGFHLETIKDAFLLAYIRYAVPLALAFIVLLFIISKVIRSRTHRVGIIVVLLILALVLMVKYYGFIEGTFLSFIKHFSGESITETRQPSLRDVWISYGSVIIAALFFLLRLRPSKIAIEDFVVLGFVLPSIPMIYTWTRFLFIGSPAVAILGGVGLWNLVREIHKLNIRSHPVIAGILIVLVTVPTAWVGVQNTLNVKPFMNAEWEKALIYLSEHSNGNDIVLTWWDQGYWVTYYSWRAPVTQGVPNEFVARYYMGLASEEELMNLGVDYIIVSYDTVLKFPAVLETAGVPPKDYPMVPIPLVEQVGGAFLFEREGYSISARTRSSSWEVVVTVGGSRFSPRKAFVEDTAGVREVNVTGIQKADAYVYLNLNYGYAVLMNGRAFNTTLARLMFTERAPNYRLVYSDRGYIKIFRFEHPNVAVLRDGDKIVLRFTNATGTDLVIEGFLDNGTRVFRRCYDVSGMSEFTLPEQLNGSVVVRYSHEIKGRVLDRGVFRVNTPSH
- a CDS encoding HAD-IIA family hydrolase yields the protein MIGLIFDMDGVIYRGNKPIDGTREVVNFLKERDIPFAFLTNNSTRNAQMYREKLLRMGIDVEEERIITSGYATARYLQTHFKEGPIFVIGGKGLQEEVVRMGWPVMGLEEARERWRDIKYVVVGLDPELTYEKLKYGTLAIRNGAKFIGTNPDTTYPSEEGLYPGAGSIIAALKASTDADPLIIGKPNEPAYEVVREKLGDVDEIWMVGDRLDTDIAFARRFGMKAIMVLTGVSTLKDVEKSEVKPDLILPSIKELLEYLKVKLEASE